One genomic segment of Gemmatimonadota bacterium includes these proteins:
- the truB gene encoding tRNA pseudouridine(55) synthase TruB, with product MSRRKPPTVDGLLLVDKPAGVSSHDVVSLARRAIGEKRIGHAGTLDPFATGLLVLLVGRATRLLPHLPGEPKVYEATIRFGAETDTEDLHGAVVREAPLPQRQAILDALPSLTGAIDQVPPAYSAKRIDGARAYDLARQGEVVALKPVRIRVMRWEVLALTDEHGTSVAPHEPTADPRVREARVRIMCGGGTYVRSLARDLARLAGSAAHLTQLRRTRSGPFDVADAQTLEELRDGLARVHPALSALEGFPVQALQEEEVQRVARGIDVPAAVDGAWGALTNGEAGVLVALAERRDDRWQPRVVMREA from the coding sequence ATGTCGCGCCGGAAGCCACCGACGGTTGATGGCCTGCTGCTCGTCGACAAGCCGGCCGGGGTCTCCTCACACGACGTCGTGAGCCTCGCGCGCCGCGCCATCGGCGAGAAGCGCATCGGCCACGCGGGCACGCTCGACCCGTTCGCCACGGGCTTGCTCGTGCTCCTCGTCGGGCGTGCCACGCGCCTCCTCCCGCACCTCCCCGGCGAGCCCAAGGTCTACGAGGCCACCATCCGCTTCGGCGCCGAGACGGACACCGAGGATCTCCACGGCGCCGTCGTCCGCGAGGCCCCGCTGCCGCAGCGCCAAGCGATCCTCGATGCGTTGCCGTCCCTCACGGGCGCGATCGACCAGGTCCCGCCCGCGTACTCCGCCAAGCGCATCGACGGTGCGCGCGCGTACGACCTCGCGCGCCAGGGTGAGGTCGTCGCACTCAAGCCGGTACGCATCCGCGTCATGCGCTGGGAGGTCCTGGCGCTCACCGACGAGCACGGCACGTCGGTCGCGCCGCACGAACCCACCGCCGACCCGCGTGTGCGCGAGGCCCGGGTGCGGATCATGTGCGGAGGCGGAACCTACGTCCGCTCGCTCGCGCGCGACCTCGCGCGTCTCGCGGGAAGTGCCGCCCACCTCACCCAGTTGCGGCGAACGCGGAGCGGGCCGTTCGACGTCGCGGACGCGCAGACCCTTGAGGAACTCCGCGACGGCCTCGCGCGCGTGCACCCAGCGCTCTCCGCGCTCGAGGGGTTCCCGGTCCAGGCGTTGCAGGAGGAGGAGGTGCAGCGCGTCGCGCGGGGCATCGACGTGCCGGCGGCGGTGGACGGCGCATGGGGGGCCCTGACGAACGGCGAGGCCGGCGTGCTCGTCGCGCTCGCGGAACGACGGGACGATCGCTGGCAGCCGCGGGTGGTGATGCGTGAGGCCTAG
- the infB gene encoding translation initiation factor IF-2, whose protein sequence is MTKLRVGELATEFGVSAEEVMGLLRSMEIVARNPASPLTDEQVARARLRWEREKRHRSAPVEAAPAKKKKAPVKDAEAEAAPVAKKPTAKKKAPEPEPAPAPVEEAKPSTRRRRAADVAQAEAEAAAAAEQAAVEAAAAEAAAQAEREAQARVAEERARAEAAERELARARHEEAERQRAIAEAARAASEPPSAPAPPSVAPGATHHAAPIASAAPQAPSRPRPQPIVPAAPRPRPVTSGMPMPPRPIASASPGGGLGGGRRDDRGRSGGPGGPGQGGGQGGAPSSGAPSSGPRRGKKGKRVDQEAVTANISRTMRQMGGAPGKRRDRAGADAREELEAIRAEMAEREKKLVRVNEFITVSELAEVMKTPATQIVAFAFKHLGLMVTINQRMDFDQIELIASEFGFIATKEEDYAAAPEEQAKDAAEDLKFRPPVVTIMGHVDHGKTSLLDYIRKATVVAGEAGGITQHIGAYHVSLPDGRAITFLDTPGHEAFTAMRARGAQVTDIVVLVVAADDAVMPQTIEAISHAKNAGVPIIVAINKIDLPTANAMKVRQDLLQHGVVLEDFGGTTLASEISAKKGTGVPELLDQILLQAEILDLKANPDRRATGSVVEAQLDAGKGAVATILVQNGTLRVGDDFICGLFSGRVRALLDERGKTVKSAGPAIPVQVLGLTGVPMAGDQFIAVADAAEAREIAQRRERLDREARSRRTAKGAVSLEDFMASSGADGKRQLKLLIKADQGGPSEALADALQQLSNEEVQVEVVARAVGAVTESDILLAKASGAIIIGFHVRPDTKARAMADREGVEIKLYRIIYEAVADVRAALEGMLRPEEKEVIVGEAEVRDLFKVPKIGVIAGCFVRSGLINRQGRARVIRDGVEIYEGTLGSLRRFKDDVKEVKEGYECGIGVDNFNDLKVGDLIEVYRKESVARTLEPSKGG, encoded by the coding sequence TGGAGGCCGCGCCGGCGAAGAAGAAGAAGGCCCCGGTCAAGGACGCCGAGGCCGAGGCCGCGCCCGTCGCCAAGAAGCCCACCGCCAAGAAGAAGGCCCCCGAGCCCGAGCCTGCGCCCGCGCCGGTCGAGGAGGCCAAGCCGTCCACGCGCCGTCGCCGCGCGGCGGACGTTGCCCAGGCCGAGGCCGAGGCCGCCGCGGCCGCCGAGCAGGCCGCGGTCGAGGCCGCGGCCGCCGAGGCCGCTGCGCAGGCGGAGCGTGAGGCGCAGGCCCGCGTCGCCGAGGAGCGCGCGCGGGCCGAGGCGGCCGAGCGCGAACTCGCCCGCGCCCGGCACGAGGAGGCCGAGCGGCAGCGTGCGATCGCCGAAGCGGCACGCGCCGCGTCGGAGCCACCGTCGGCCCCGGCCCCGCCGTCCGTTGCGCCGGGTGCCACGCACCACGCGGCGCCCATCGCCTCCGCGGCGCCGCAGGCCCCCTCGCGTCCGCGTCCGCAGCCGATCGTGCCCGCTGCGCCGCGCCCGCGTCCGGTCACCAGTGGCATGCCGATGCCGCCGCGACCGATCGCGTCGGCCTCGCCTGGCGGCGGACTCGGCGGCGGTCGCCGGGACGATCGCGGTCGGTCGGGCGGACCGGGTGGGCCCGGACAGGGTGGGGGCCAAGGTGGCGCCCCGTCCAGCGGCGCCCCGTCCTCCGGGCCGAGGCGTGGGAAGAAGGGGAAGCGCGTCGATCAGGAAGCGGTGACGGCGAACATCTCGCGCACGATGCGCCAGATGGGCGGCGCGCCGGGCAAGCGGCGCGATCGGGCGGGTGCCGATGCGCGTGAGGAACTCGAGGCAATCCGCGCCGAGATGGCGGAGCGCGAGAAGAAGCTCGTCCGCGTGAACGAGTTCATCACCGTCAGCGAACTCGCCGAGGTCATGAAGACCCCGGCGACGCAGATCGTCGCGTTCGCGTTCAAGCATCTCGGGCTGATGGTGACGATCAACCAGCGCATGGACTTCGACCAGATCGAGCTCATCGCGAGCGAGTTCGGCTTCATCGCCACCAAGGAAGAGGACTACGCCGCCGCCCCCGAGGAGCAGGCGAAGGACGCGGCGGAGGACCTCAAGTTCCGTCCGCCCGTCGTGACCATCATGGGTCACGTCGACCACGGCAAGACTTCGTTGCTGGACTACATCCGCAAGGCGACGGTCGTCGCGGGCGAGGCCGGCGGCATCACGCAGCACATCGGCGCATATCACGTGTCGCTGCCTGATGGTCGCGCCATCACCTTCCTCGACACGCCCGGTCACGAGGCCTTCACGGCCATGCGTGCGCGCGGCGCGCAGGTCACCGACATCGTCGTCCTCGTCGTCGCTGCGGATGACGCCGTGATGCCGCAGACCATCGAGGCGATCTCGCACGCCAAGAACGCCGGCGTGCCGATCATCGTCGCGATCAACAAGATCGACCTCCCCACCGCGAATGCCATGAAGGTGCGCCAGGACCTCCTCCAGCACGGCGTCGTGCTCGAGGACTTCGGTGGCACCACGCTCGCGAGCGAGATCTCGGCCAAGAAGGGGACCGGCGTGCCGGAACTCCTCGACCAGATCCTGCTCCAGGCCGAGATCCTCGACCTGAAGGCCAACCCCGATCGCCGCGCCACCGGCTCCGTCGTCGAGGCGCAGCTCGACGCCGGCAAGGGTGCGGTCGCCACGATCCTCGTGCAGAACGGCACGCTCCGGGTCGGTGACGACTTCATCTGCGGGCTCTTCTCCGGACGCGTCCGCGCGCTGCTCGACGAGCGCGGCAAGACCGTCAAGTCCGCCGGTCCGGCCATCCCCGTGCAGGTGCTCGGCCTCACCGGTGTCCCGATGGCCGGCGACCAGTTCATCGCGGTCGCCGACGCCGCCGAAGCGCGCGAGATCGCGCAGCGGCGCGAGCGCCTCGACCGCGAAGCGCGCAGCCGGCGCACCGCGAAGGGCGCCGTCTCGCTCGAGGACTTCATGGCTTCGTCGGGCGCCGACGGCAAGCGCCAGCTCAAGCTCCTCATCAAGGCCGACCAGGGCGGTCCGTCGGAAGCGCTGGCCGACGCGCTCCAGCAACTCAGCAACGAGGAGGTGCAGGTCGAGGTCGTCGCGCGAGCGGTCGGAGCGGTGACCGAGAGCGACATCCTCCTCGCCAAGGCCTCCGGCGCGATCATCATCGGCTTCCACGTGCGCCCCGATACCAAGGCGCGCGCGATGGCCGATCGCGAAGGGGTCGAGATCAAGCTCTACCGCATCATCTACGAGGCCGTCGCCGATGTGCGCGCCGCCCTCGAGGGCATGCTGCGGCCGGAGGAGAAGGAGGTCATCGTCGGCGAGGCGGAGGTCCGCGACCTCTTCAAGGTGCCGAAGATCGGTGTCATCGCCGGTTGCTTCGTCCGCTCTGGGCTCATCAATCGCCAGGGCCGGGCGCGCGTCATCCGCGACGGCGTGGAGATCTACGAGGGGACCCTCGGCTCCCTCCGCCGCTTCAAGGACGACGTGAAGGAAGTGAAGGAAGGCTACGAGTGCGGTATCGGCGTCGACAACTTCAACGACCTCAAGGTCGGTGATCTCATCGAGGTCTACCGCAAGGAATCGGTCGCGCGCACGCTCGAGCCGTCGAAGGGCGGCTGA
- the rbfA gene encoding 30S ribosome-binding factor RbfA — MPPRDPRRADRVGEAIREEVAAFLARDAKDPRLTGLVTVTAVEMTRDLRHAKVFVSIMGTESERAATFDGLKSTASYLRSRIGKSLQLQFAPEIAFRVDESVARAAHIETLLAGLREPPAPDVTPDVAPEATDG; from the coding sequence ATGCCACCACGGGATCCACGCCGGGCCGACCGCGTCGGCGAGGCCATCCGCGAGGAGGTCGCCGCGTTCCTCGCGCGCGACGCCAAGGATCCGCGTCTCACGGGGCTCGTCACCGTGACCGCGGTCGAGATGACGCGCGACCTTCGTCACGCGAAGGTCTTCGTCAGCATCATGGGCACGGAGTCGGAACGGGCCGCCACCTTTGACGGCCTGAAGAGCACCGCGAGCTATCTTCGAAGCCGCATCGGTAAGTCGCTGCAGCTCCAGTTCGCGCCCGAGATCGCGTTCCGGGTGGACGAGTCGGTCGCCCGCGCGGCCCACATCGAGACGCTCCTCGCCGGCCTCCGCGAGCCGCCGGCCCCCGACGTCACCCCCGATGTCGCGCCGGAAGCCACCGACGGTTGA
- a CDS encoding bifunctional riboflavin kinase/FAD synthetase produces MRPSIEFGLPPHVGGTVCTVGTFDGVHRGHRLVLERLAECARDRGLPAVLVTFEPHPLQVVNPAAAPPLLTVGVEKTEVLAESPIDYVVVIPFTPTLATYGADAFVDLVLREQLGLRYLLVGYDHGFGRGRSGDASVLQALGASRGFGVEVVPPVLGTDGRPISSTTIRRAVAGGDLVRAADGLGRAYSASGTVGQGAQRGRTLGFRTINIALPPAHKLMPPEGVYAVRVQTPRGAFGGMMNLGPRPTFEESDPRLEAHLFDVEGDFYGMRVRLDFVARLRETRKFESPEALRAQLVRDEGAARAALAGQPVVDLG; encoded by the coding sequence GTGAGGCCTAGCATCGAGTTCGGCCTCCCGCCGCACGTCGGCGGCACTGTCTGCACGGTGGGCACGTTCGATGGAGTCCACCGCGGGCACCGCCTCGTCCTCGAGCGGCTCGCGGAGTGCGCGCGGGACCGAGGCCTCCCGGCCGTGCTCGTGACATTCGAGCCGCACCCGCTCCAGGTGGTGAATCCGGCCGCTGCCCCGCCACTGCTCACGGTCGGGGTCGAGAAGACCGAGGTGCTCGCCGAGAGCCCGATCGACTACGTCGTCGTGATTCCCTTCACGCCCACGCTCGCGACCTACGGTGCGGACGCGTTCGTCGACCTCGTGCTCCGGGAGCAGCTCGGCCTGCGGTACCTCCTCGTCGGCTACGACCACGGGTTCGGGCGCGGGCGGTCAGGCGATGCCTCGGTGCTCCAGGCACTCGGTGCATCGCGCGGATTCGGGGTCGAGGTGGTGCCCCCGGTGCTCGGGACCGACGGGCGTCCCATCTCCTCGACGACGATCCGACGCGCGGTCGCCGGGGGGGACCTCGTGCGGGCGGCGGACGGCCTCGGTCGCGCCTACAGTGCGAGCGGGACGGTGGGGCAGGGCGCGCAACGCGGTCGCACGCTCGGGTTCCGCACGATCAACATCGCGCTCCCCCCTGCGCACAAGCTGATGCCCCCCGAGGGGGTGTACGCGGTGCGGGTGCAGACGCCCCGCGGCGCCTTCGGCGGCATGATGAACCTCGGACCACGTCCGACGTTCGAGGAATCGGATCCGCGCCTCGAGGCCCACCTCTTCGACGTCGAGGGGGATTTCTACGGCATGCGCGTCCGACTCGATTTCGTGGCGCGACTGCGCGAGACGCGGAAGTTCGAATCCCCCGAGGCACTCCGCGCGCAGTTGGTCCGAGATGAAGGGGCCGCCCGTGCGGCCCTTGCCGGTCAGCCGGTCGTTGACCTGGGGTGA